In Curtobacterium sp. TC1, the following proteins share a genomic window:
- a CDS encoding DUF308 domain-containing protein yields MRVLVAIVVSICLIAFGVVITTSPATAGLWTSNALGAVALFAAILLTGTAIRRHRRRP; encoded by the coding sequence ATGCGCGTACTCGTCGCGATCGTCGTCAGCATCTGCTTGATCGCCTTCGGCGTCGTCATCACGACGTCGCCGGCGACGGCCGGACTGTGGACGAGCAACGCTCTGGGTGCTGTCGCGCTCTTCGCGGCCATCCTGCTCACCGGGACCGCGATTCGCCGCCACCGTAGGCGGCCCTGA
- a CDS encoding citrate synthase, translating to MSPAAEQTGETATLTYPGGSAEFPILPSVDGASTMDISTFKKQTGMNTLDYGFVNTGSTKSAITYIDGDQGILRYRGYPIDQVASNCTFLEVAWLLIYGELPSESELADFDARIRRHTLLHEDLRRLFDALPHSAHPMSVLSSAVSALSTYYEDDMDVDDPEKVELQTVRLLAKLPVIAAYAHKKSIGQAFLYPDNGLSFVDNFLRLNFGTMAETYQPNPVLSKALDRLLILHEDHEQNASTATVRLVGSTKANMFASISAGINALYGPLHGGANEAVLEMLQQIKDSGEPVQRFVERVKNKERGVKLMGFGHRVYKNYDPRAKLVKESADEVLESLGVQDDLLDIAKELEQIALSDQYFIDRKLYPNVDFYTGIIYKAMGFPPRMFTVLFAIGRLPGWIAQWRELNNDPLNKIGRPQQLYVGAPKRDLPTR from the coding sequence GTGAGTCCCGCCGCCGAACAGACGGGCGAGACCGCGACGCTGACGTACCCGGGTGGCAGCGCGGAGTTCCCGATCCTGCCGAGCGTCGACGGCGCGTCCACGATGGACATCTCGACGTTCAAGAAGCAGACCGGCATGAACACGCTCGACTACGGGTTCGTGAACACCGGGTCCACCAAGAGCGCCATCACCTACATCGACGGCGACCAGGGCATCCTGCGGTACCGCGGCTACCCGATCGACCAGGTCGCGTCGAACTGCACGTTCCTCGAGGTCGCGTGGCTCCTGATCTACGGCGAGCTGCCCAGCGAGTCCGAACTCGCCGACTTCGACGCCCGCATCCGTCGTCACACCCTGCTGCACGAGGACCTCCGTCGCCTGTTCGACGCCCTCCCGCACTCGGCGCACCCGATGTCCGTGCTGTCCAGTGCCGTCAGTGCTCTGTCGACGTACTACGAGGACGACATGGACGTCGACGACCCGGAGAAGGTCGAGCTGCAGACCGTGCGGCTGCTCGCGAAGCTGCCGGTGATCGCCGCCTACGCGCACAAGAAGTCCATCGGCCAGGCGTTCCTGTACCCGGACAACGGGCTGTCGTTCGTCGACAACTTCCTGCGCCTGAACTTCGGCACCATGGCCGAGACGTACCAGCCGAACCCGGTGCTGTCGAAGGCCCTCGACCGGCTCCTCATCCTGCACGAGGACCACGAGCAGAACGCCTCCACGGCGACGGTGCGCTTGGTCGGCTCGACGAAGGCGAACATGTTCGCGTCGATCTCCGCCGGCATCAACGCCCTGTACGGCCCGCTGCACGGCGGCGCGAACGAGGCCGTGCTCGAGATGCTGCAGCAGATCAAGGACTCCGGCGAGCCCGTGCAGCGCTTCGTCGAGCGGGTGAAGAACAAGGAGCGCGGCGTGAAGCTCATGGGCTTCGGACACCGCGTCTACAAGAACTACGATCCCCGCGCGAAGCTCGTCAAGGAGTCGGCGGACGAGGTCCTCGAGTCCCTCGGCGTGCAGGACGACCTGCTCGACATCGCGAAGGAGCTCGAGCAGATCGCGCTGAGCGACCAGTACTTCATCGACCGCAAGCTCTACCCGAACGTCGACTTCTACACCGGCATCATCTACAAGGCGATGGGCTTCCCGCCGCGCATGTTCACGGTGCTGTTCGCGATCGGCCGCCTGCCCGGCTGGATCGCGCAGTGGCGCGAGCTGAACAACGACCCGCTCAACAAGATCGGCCGCCCGCAGCAGCTCTACGTGGGTGCCCCGAAGCGGGATCTCCCCACGCGCTGA